One Hemitrygon akajei chromosome 30, sHemAka1.3, whole genome shotgun sequence genomic window, GTGATTGTGTGGacttcctccgagtgctccagtttcctcccacattccaaagacactgGCCACATGAGCGTATTTGGGTGGCACAGGTCATTGGGCCTGAAGATGTATCTACCATGCCGTATTTCTGAATCTAAATATAAAATCTGCTTTTGAGTCTGGCTTCCAAGGTAAAAAAAAGTGTCTAATATACCTTGACTGTTTTACAACTTAATATGCATTGAATACTGACTAAATTTATTCCAGTACGCAATTGGACCAAAACTGTGCTCTCCTCTTGAGTCATAATTTATTCTGTAGATGTCACAACAGGGGAAGGATATAGTATTGTAAAACATGTGCAGCTAAGGTGTTGTTAACATTTATCGTGATTCTGTTCTAGACGGAGCAAATAAAAAGGGCAAATAAACTCTTCACAAGCGATTGCATATTCCTGAGGAAAACCCTGCTTATCCCGGTCATATCAGAGAAGGGGTCTCTGTTTAATGGACTGAACTCATTGGACTCTCCTGAGAATGAGACGTATGCTTTCAGTAATGAGAGGCCGCTGAATATAGAGGAAGAAAGCTCTTCGTCTCCGAGTCCAGAAGATCCCGACACTAGGCCCATCCAGCCTGAGGAACTTTCTGCTAAAGACTACTTGCAAAGACTGGATTTGCAGATTAAACTGTCAACGCAAGCGGCTGCTAAAACAATACAGGAGGACGAATATGGGTAATTGTCTTTTAAGTAGTAGCATAATATATGTATAACTGGACTGCAGTTATTTTGATGTTATCCCTTGTATAGATGTTAGAAATAAGCTGTTGAAATATTTTGTAAATGATATGTTTTAGGCTCTAGTAGAGAAAATTCTTATATTTTTAACATGTCATGCTATGTAGTAATATATCCCTTGGCCATTGATTATTAGTAATATGTTCAGCACAGAACCATATTTAATAGAGGATGTTACTGAAATgatttttgttgccttttcatTTTTCAAAAAGCATATCAAAGCTATTTAATACAGATGTTAATAGTTGACCTTTTAGATGTTCAGTGACATTGAAGATGACATTTTCAAATAATTGGTTAAATTAGTATTTGTTTAAGCCAGACTACAAATAAGTCAACAATGAGGATTATGGAAACAAGAATGGGACATTTTGCATTTTCACTGAAATTTAGCCAATTGATGGAAGTCCTTACACCCACCTGTACTGCAGATCAATACTTTTAGTTAAGAAGAATCTTCTCTCCAAGGTGAAGGGTTTGAAAGGGTAAAGGGATAAAAAAAATGATGCCTTGGCTTTGATTGTTGAGAAGCAAACAGCTGCAAatattgaaaatctgaaataaaaggtcTTTGTTTTCCCTTCACGCACGCTGCCTAACCTCTTGAACATTTTCTGCTTTACAGAGTATAGGCAATCTGTACCATCCTTTTCATGTTAAGAGGATCAGATATAAACTTTGTTTCTTAAGTAAAAAGGTTTTTACTTAATTTGTTAACGCTGGCCCACCCTTTTGGTTGTTAACAGTATTTCCTATCTACCAATTATATATAATTATTTTGTTGAGCAGTACATATATTTTAGGATTAATATTTCATTACTATGGAAATGAGGTTGTCAATGCTGGGAAAAGACCTAGAAAAATATGAAAATATTTTCTTTCCCCACTTTTCCTGCTACTTCCTTCTCATCCCAATAGGTCCTATAGTTTGAATAAGGATCTCACTATATTAAACAGTTAATTTTGGAAGCCCTTGCCCTCAACAGATATGGCAGTGGATTTATCTACAGGCAACTCCGGCTTTAAGACCAATTCAGTTTACAGAAAATTGACCTTGCGtaattcacaaatcactacctAAAAATTGTGATACGGAATGAAATTTCCTCAGAAAGTTTATGTAAAATCTACACCTTCTTTTCAACTTGATGCATGAGTAGATAACTCTACTTTGAATTACAGAAAGTTGCAATGTAATGCATCCCCAGCTTTCCCATATGCGGGACTGACTCTTCTAGGAATTAATTACAATTGGCCATATGCCCTCCCTCGTCCATATTTAGCTTTTGACCAGGATTCAATCTAGTTATTTTTATACAAGATTTTTGCAGCTTTCAGCAATTTCATGTCATAGACTGACAGTTCCCCAAGATGAAAGATTGGAAACCTGATGTGCCAGCTGTAATTTGTATTGTTCAATCTGTATATGCAGAATGGCAAAAATCAGAAGGAACTGCAGCTTCTTTATGACAGAACATTAATTCTAAATCACTGTCCATTTATTCCCCTTTCTGTGACAGCATCATTTtgcattgttttaattttttcctGCCACAGAAGCAGCCAGCAGGGCATTACTCAATCAGTCTGAAGTTGTGACTTGAGGAAATCCTAGTGTACCAAGGTTCACTTTCTGTTGTGGAGGGCTAAGGTCACAAGAATTCAATTTGGGAGATGATTATAAACATTTGCGTGTGACAAATATCAGATTGGTGCCAAAACCGATCAAGGCATTTCAGAATTCTTAGAAGTGACCCTGTGATGCACATGTCAGATATAAATTCTATGGTGTGCCTGATGTTTCAGCTTAAAGCATTCCTTGAAATTCCTGGATCCTCATGTTAATTTTGACCCATGTCATCCAAATTCTTCAATAAATTGGGATaatctctgtaaaaaaaattacaaacatTATTTCACATGATTTGATTGTTGAGGTGATGACCTCTTCTTCATAGGAGAAGAATTGGGACGAGATACTCAAAATTCTTGAGTACAAGTTATTCAGAAAAGATTGGGAATGTTAAAACAATAAAAGAGGACAGATGACTAAACTTGCAGGCAGTAAATGGGTGGTTTAAGGAGAGCAAAGTACAAAAAAGATCCAAAGAGTTGACCTTGGAGAGCGGGAGGATGTGGTTGAGATAATTAAAGATTGCACAGTTTCAGTTTCTACCAAGGAAGAATATGCTGTGAAAATCTCctgggaggaaaaatggaaatAATGATGAAGAGATACTATAAAGGCTGGTTACCTGGTTTACAATAGGTTGTTGAGGATGGATAATTGCTAAAATATTTTAGACCCCCTACCCTATGGGACAGAAGACTGGGAAATGGTGGTTACggccttattcaaaaaaggggtGCAAGGGTATGGATGACAGGCAAGTTGGTTTTATCCTGGGTAGTGGGAAGCCTTTTGAAATAATTAAGAGCATAAAATAAAATATGTTAATAAAGGAAAGATGGAAGAGATTGCGTAAATTATGTTTGACtaatctgattgaattttttgataaGGTAACAAAAGGTAGATGAAAGGGTCCGTTAGCTGGAAGTTTATTGTTGACAAGATGCTGGATCTATAATTGAAGAAAAAGTAGCTAGTGACTTAAAGAAGCTTGGTGTAATCAAGCAAAGACAAGAAAGTGTTATAAAAGGAACTTCGAATTAATAAATGATTAGCAAATTTGTTATAGCTCTTTGAGGATGTAAGAAGCAGGGTCGATATGGGAGAATCTGTAGATGTAATATATTTAGTTTTCAGAAAGcagttgataaggtgccacataaaaggctGCTGCATATGTTCAGGATACACTATATTTGggggtacaggtgtcccccactttatgaatgttcgctttatgccacttcgcttCTACAAAAGACCTACGTTAGTaatctgttttcacattacaaagaggattttcgcttttacgaaaatttttcccatataaattaatggttcttcactttatgccattttggcttaagaaaagtttcgtaggaacgctctacttttgtaaaggggtggggggacacctgtactttgACAGCATAGGTTGAAGatctattattattttattttattttaaatattttatatttaagaaagaattagataggtttttacaagggaattaagggttgtggggaaaaggcaggtcgatggagctgattttatggacagatcagccatgatcttattgaatggtggagcaggctcgatgggccggatggcctactcctgctcctatttcttatgttcttatgttattaCATAGCATTTTAAGATATTGAGATTATAATAGGATGAATGGGTTAAATATAACAAATGCACTTTAATGTGGCTATGCATTTCTGTAAGGAGGAATTTCAAATCAGTCTATTAACTAAGTGGAGAAAGATTGTGAATGAGCAAAGTACATAGGGATCTTGATGTGCTTGTATATGAACCATAAGAAGTAACCAGGCAGTTACAGCAAATGTTTAGGAAAGTAATGGCATATTTGCCTTTAATGCACAGGATGAGGAATTTAGAAATCTGGAAGTATTATTATAATTGTATCAGGTACTAGTAAGGCTGTACCCTGTATCGGGAGCACAGagcacagttttggtccccttattaaAGAAGCATATATACTTTTGAGGTAGTTATAAAGAAATTCATTCACCCATCACAAGAGGGTAAAAAAATTACATCTACATTCTTTTGAATTTAGAAGACTTGAGAGGTGACTTAACTAAAGCATTCATCTATTGGCTCCCCCTGCACAGTTAAGGACGGAATCAGATTGTCCCACGTCCAGTGATGGGTTTCAGTAGCCTTGAAGTATCAGCTGAAGTTAAATTGTGAACAAGTTTTATTTCCCGAAGACTAGTACTCATTTTAATTCATATCCATACTTTCATAACTCCACAGTAATCTCAACAGTGCAAGGTCAGGGAAATTAAAGCTATGGGGAGTCAGTACAGAAGAGGAGATCTGGGGAAGATCAGTCATATTCATCTTGAATAGTGGGGCAAGTGGGCTACTTATGCTCCTATTTTCTAGTGTTCTAATGAGTGTATCAAGTTTTTTTAAGATTTATTCACTTTGTACCCAGATCAAGTCTAGTTTATcatcatgtgcacaagtacagtgAGGTACAGTACAATGAAAATTTGTTTGCAGCAACAACACAGGCATGTAGACACTAACAACAACGCAAAATCTAAATTATACACTAAAATTTTATCACACAGTGAAAACAATCTGGCTGGCAGCCAATCAATTTTCGCATTGCTTGTGACATTCTGAACTTCATTAACACTTCCTTATTTCCTGCTGTTCAATGCACTTGGTATTGACTTTGAAATTCTGCTGCACAGTTACAAAATaatgttgtgtctgtgtgtgtcaccTGTAAGGAGTAAATTTTGAAATGAGTCAGAAAACTGCTTTACATTAGGTTCAAGCTGTATGGAGTTTGATTAGTTAACCTTACCACTGTTTACCTATCATGTATTTTCTTCCGCATTTGCTAAACGAAgtcctctctcttttttctccctgccacaccccaccccacccgcTAAAGGTCTCTAAATACAGGATAGGTATTGCTTTTGAGCGTTTGTCCTCATGGCACATGTAGCTTGCAGAACTAAAATATAATTTGTTGTAGTGTGTAGGGAACCAGCAAAGTGATATTTTCTTGTGCTGCTCTTGACTGTAAATTTAACAGCATGTTGCTGCCCACCTCCTGAACTTGAGAATTTGCCAACTTTGATCATAATGTTTAtttttggttaaagaaattgtGTGTCAGTTTCATGTCTGCATAAAGCACTAAATACTCTGCAGCCCTATCATTTGCCGCGATTTTACACTCAAGTTAGAAAAGTTTTGTTAGTTTTGGCTTTTTATCAAGTTTTATTATCAGCAAAACCCCTGAGATGCATGCAAAGCTGTGGTTTTCTACGgcaccatgaaatgcaacatgcaTTCCAGAAATAATTGCAAACTTGCATTCAgattaggagcaggagtaggacaCTCACTCTTCTCTACCAATCAATATGATGGTGACATCAATACCAtactccaccaacctttgtaacCTCAACCTCACGCTTATCAAGAGTGCGTGTCAAGGAGAGAAATTGTGTAGGGATAAATGGAAATCTGGGGTGGAAACTGGGTGGCGGGATGGAGATGTGTCtctgccaaaggaagtgtaaaGCACTCCTTCCTCCCCCCAacccactagcctgcaggtcacccttgggcaaagtgtaacaCCTACTTAGCCCCtcagtcagggtcacgtgaaccaTGGGAGCGGGTGGTGCATGGTcctacgagcagccggtgcatataacaagtcctggttatgtgaccacctacaccaggcaaacaatctctgaagattcttgataatggctggggtcacccatttttTAAAGACACtgtctagaagaaggcaatggaaaaccagttctgtagaagaatttgccaagaataatcatggtcatggaaagaccatgatcgcccatgttatACGACATGGCATATAATGGTGATGAATTTGGAGGCACAATAGCAACTCTGTTAACTAGTGCAATTGTTCAAACTTTGAATCTGTGATTACATAAGTTGGGGTTAGGTGGGTTGTTCAGTTTGTTTCCCCAGAACACTGTTGGGTGGAAATGCTGGGCACTGTTGGAATTCCATTAACCATTACCAAGTGAATTTTGAAAAAGGCATATCCTCTCAACATTTGAGCTAGCAAAAGCAGTTTTTCACACATTTTAATTGAGGTGATTATTTTCACAGCTTTGAAGTTACAGTTTGAATTCAAACAGTGCAACCAAATTAAACCAAATGAATGAATGAGGGAGCTGAACGGCTCTCTATTCATTGGAAAGGGTTGGTGGCCCCTATAACAGTACTTTGTTTTTTAAGCCCACTGAGTTATATTTCATCAACATATTCTGTGTAAGTAGTGCAGAGTTCAATGTAAGCACGGTTTGTAGCTGCCAACaccagtggtgcatgcaagctcaatttcaatgtttaagagaagtttggatgggtacatggatagtaggagtATGAAGGACTGTGATCccgatgcaggttgatgggagtaggcagtttattaGCTAGTTgaaccaaagggcctgtgcttgtggtgtacttttctatgactctatttggTACAAGTATATGATGGTACGCATTGTGTATAATTCAGGCAGAAGGGTTCGCTGTGTTAATAGTGAAGCACTTTCTTCTCCTGGATTAATTGTACGAATCTATAAATCATTAAGAACTGGGCTGCTGGGTTCACTTGATGCAGTGATGTAGAAATTTGCTGATTCTCATTTGGTATATTCTCTGCATTTGAGTGTTGCACTGTAGAAAGGATATACGGGCCTAGGAGAGATTCTATGAAGTATCATGTTGATGCATAGGATAAAGCAGTTAcgattaaaaaaaattagatttaCTTAGTATGCATCTCACAACTGAGCTGAGATGGTTGGCATGTTCATTAAGAAACTGGCTCCTCAAGCCTGGTTGGCAATTCCATAAAGACCATTGTGATCAAACTTGGCCTCAACATTGCTTTCCCATTCTCTTCTCAAACTTTTCTACTCCCTTGTGGTTCCATAATGAAAAcagctgcaggtgctggaaatccaaacgacacacacaaaatgctggaggaactcagcatgtcaggcagcatctatggaaaagagtaaacagacgatgttttgggccgagacccttcatcaggacttgtagTTCCAATGTccatcaatctttgccttaaaaagCTCCATATTCGCAGTTACATGAGGTGGagggaagaaattcttccttatctatATCTTAAATTGTCAACTGCTTATTTGGAACTATGCACCTAATTCTAGATACCTCCACTAGGAGAAACATCTCTACATTCACCCTGTCAATTCCCATTTAAAACATAGATTTCAGTaagatgctctcttcttgctgttgccttcaggaaggaggcacaggagccttaggtcccatgcctgcaggttgaggaacagttattactcttcatcTATCTGAACCAGAGtgggtaactacactcattccaAACCTGAACCTATTCCACAAGCTCTGGGTTCACTCTCaagggactctacaactcatgttctcagtattatttatttattattattttggggGGTTTTTTTGCACATAGTTTGTCAGTGTTTTTGTGTCGTTTTTTTTATTGttgctgttgtatttctttgctcttctgtgaatgcctgcaaggaaatgaatctcaaggtagtttatGCTGTCATATATGTACagtcataataaatttactttgaactttgtggctGCATttaaatgttctatgttccaatggGTGTAGGCTCAACACACTCAATTTATTTTACCATTCAtcaattggaatcaggtttaatatcaccggcatatattgtgaaatttgttaactttacggcagcagtacagtgcaatgcatgataaatagatgtagaggaaaaaaactgaattacagtaaatatacacGTGCCATGATTACAGAGTTAAGTTGAAGCTCGTGCAAAAAAACCCCcccaaaaagtagtgaggtagtgttcatgggttcaatgtccatttagaaatcagatggcggaggggaagaagctgttcctgaatcactgagtgtgtgccttcaggcttctgtgtcttCTTCCCAACGAtaacattgagaagagggcatgtcctgggtagtgggggatCTTTAGTGATGGTCGCCACCTAGCTAAGgcactactccttgaagatgtctttgacaCTTTCATCCTAGCaaataactgagtgaatctcctctgcaccacctggAAGGAGGTATATTGTTCTTTAAACTGGGAGGCCAAACCTGTTTCACAGTGCTCTAGGTGCAGTCTTGCTTGTGCCCTGTAGAGCTTTGTCAAAGCATCCTATTGTGATTATAGAAAAATGTTATAATAGGCTCTACCTTCTCTTCATTTCACAGTGTATTGCGAGGAGATGTAGATGTAAACTAAAGTACCTGAAAGGAAGATAAATGCTTGATATTAAGAGTACAGGCCAAACAGATAATTGGTACTTAAGGAACAGTACAAGCTCCATAGATGAACGACTTATGTTTATATTCTTGTTTACAATGTCTGTTGTTGCAGACGTTTTTAGTGAGAACAATTTAAGACGAGCTTAAATAATTCCACAGCCTTGGCGTGTCTTCACTCAAGTTTGTGAGTATGTTGTTAATCAGTTGAATAATAACACCGGGAGTTTGTAATTTTGATGTATTGAATCCTGCATTGTCTCGGCTGGGAAATTTTCCATGACAGAAGTTATCACCATCTCAGTGCATTATAATTGGATTGACAGGCCAGCTACAAGATTAGAATCCAAGCGCTAATTTTCGCAGGTTGCTAAAGCACAGGAGCATAATTGGTATCTGTGGAGGAAAGAAGCACGTCGTTCAAAAACATTGATCTCAGCTGTTCATAGGCTGATTCTGTTATTCTGTTTCTATTTCTGAAGCCTTGCTGTACTCTGTAAAAGTCTGAGGAACAAATATATGCAATAGCcagcgtgcctaagacttttgcatagtactgaagTGATTTTAtgttttacactgtactgctgcagcaataaaaagcaaatttcatgattttgggagtgatgataaacctgattctgatgtgggtctctatagtagattgagagtgggaagggggcggggagagggaatcatagttgggaaaaggaggagggagggattggggagcatcagagagacattcttcAATGATCATTAAACCAATTGTTTGcagtcaaatgaccttgcctgatgtaccagggctgggtgtgtctgcacctgtgctacCCCCTGCTTCTGGCATTcccctgccacctgtcctacacccctTGCGTGgctccaccctcactattcccaacatccttttctactgtcagatttacaaactcgctcctgCACCATCGATgttgccctcaccccattctcctgccacccCAATAGGGATaaggtttctcttgtcctcacctgccgcCCCACTAGCCTCTgcgtccaacacataattctctgtaacttccgccatatctaacaggatcccaccactagGCACTTCtttcccccctcccactttccgcagggattgctccctatgcaacacccttgtccattcatccctccccactgatcttcctcctggtacttacccttgcgAGTGAAACAAGTGCcgtacctgcccctacacctcctccctcactacgaTTCAGGGCCACAGACTGTCCTTCCAGTTGAgacagcacttcacctgtgagacttttggggtcgtctactgtatccggtgctcccaatgtggcctccggTATGAGACCttacatagattgggagaccacttcgttgagcacctgccagagtccgccagaaaaagtgggatctccctgtgtccacccatttcaattctacttcccattctcattcagacatgtcagttcctggccttcttgcattgatgaggctacactcagtttggaagagtaacaccttatattctgtctgggtagcctccaagctaaTGGCATGCACATTGATTTCTCGTTTCCCTCttccaccttatctccttacctgtccatctccTCCAATTGCTacatctcccccttccctttcctccatggtcttctacactctcctatcagattcccccttttccagccctttatctcttccaccaatcaaattcccagctctgtacttcacctcttccctacccttctcccagtttcacctatcacctactaccttatacttcttcccctccctcaccttcttgctctgacttatCATCTTTTTTTTCAAGTGAAGagtctcggccagaaatgtcaatagacaatagacaataggtgcaggagtaggccattcagcccttcgagccagcacagccattcaatgtaatcatggctgatcatccacaatcagtaccccattcctgccttctccctgtatctcatgacttcactatctttaagagctctatctaactctttctcaaaagcatccagagaaatggcctccactgccttctgaggcagagcattccatagagccacaactctctgggtgaaaaagtttttcctgaactctgttctaaatgtcaactgtttactcttttccataggcactgcctggcctgctgagttcctcctgaaatttatgtgttgcttggatttccagcatctgcagattttatcatgTCTTTGTTACAAATTTCCTCGctgtgctccatgttgacaaatgcagtactatataaaagtcttaggcacccgagctatatcaatgtgcctaggacttttgcacagtactgtatatatgtaAGCTTTTATTCGTAATACTTTTACATACACTGTGTGTTCCTGTTTGTCAgaataaaactgaatctaattGGTGATCTAGGTCAAATGAATAGTCCAGAACCgtctttgaaataaaaacaggaaatgctagaaacattcagcaggtgagGGAGTGTCTGTTGAAACAGGTAGTGAATGGCCGTCG contains:
- the lysmd2 gene encoding lysM and putative peptidoglycan-binding domain-containing protein 2, whose amino-acid sequence is MAEAQLAAAGLDESEAELSQSLARTKTRSYGSTASVSAPLAERYIHHPVGEGDTLQGLALRYGVTTEQIKRANKLFTSDCIFLRKTLLIPVISEKGSLFNGLNSLDSPENETYAFSNERPLNIEEESSSSPSPEDPDTRPIQPEELSAKDYLQRLDLQIKLSTQAAAKTIQEDEYGAGEPGHKDNPYAASSYQSLH